In Haemorhous mexicanus isolate bHaeMex1 chromosome 6, bHaeMex1.pri, whole genome shotgun sequence, a single window of DNA contains:
- the RPL27A gene encoding large ribosomal subunit protein uL15 yields MPSRLRKTRKLRGHVSHGHGRVGKHRKHPGGRGNAGGLHHHRINFDKYHPGYFGKVGMRHYHLKRNQKFCPTVNLDKLWTLVSEQTRLNYAKNEAGLAPVIDVVRSGYYKVLGKGKLPKQPVIVKAKFFSRRAEEKIKEVGGACVLVA; encoded by the exons ATG CCTTCCAGGCTAAGGAAGACCCGGAAGCTGAGAGGACACGTCAGCCACGGCCACGGCCGCGTGG gCAAACACAGGAAGCATCCTGGAGGACGTGGTAATGCCGGTGGTTTGCACCATCACAGGATTAATTTTGATAAATA TCACCCTGGTTACTTTGGGAAGGTGGGCATGAGGCACTATCACTTGAAGAGGAACCAGAAGTTCTGTCCCACTGTGAACCTGGACAAGCTGTGGACGCTGGTCAGCGAGCAGACCAGGCTCAACTACGCCAAGAACGAGGCCGGCCTGGCCCCGGTCATCGACGTGGTGCGCTCG GGCTACTACAAAGTGCTGGGCAAGGGGAAGCTGCCCAAGCAGCCTGTCATTGTGAAAGCCAAGTTCTTCAGTAGAAGAGCAGAGGAGAAGATCAAAGAAGTTGGTGGTGCCTGTGTGCTTGTGGCAtaa